Proteins encoded by one window of Deinococcus malanensis:
- the glyA gene encoding serine hydroxymethyltransferase translates to MTTAESPSTRDTAIFDLIRQEAERQRSGLELIASENFTSAAVREAQGSVLTNKYAEGYPGKRWYGGCEVVDQVEQLAIERVKELFGAAWANVQPHSGSSANLAVYNALIEPGDTVLGMDLSHGGHLTHGNPVNFSGLRYKIVGYQVNPETELIDMNVVRRLAHEHRPKMIIAGASAYSRTIDFAAFREIADEVGAILFADIAHIAGLIAAGEHPNALPHAHVVASTTHKTLRGPRGGIILSNDPELGARIDRAVFPGYQGGPLEHVIAAKAVAFGEALRPEFRDYARQVIRNAQALALAFQQRGYRVVSGGTDNHLLVLDLRAQGLNGTKATKRLDANHITISKSTLPYDTEKILHGGGIRLGTPALTTRGMTEEHMQVIAGLIDRALKGEDVKAEVHDFASRFPLP, encoded by the coding sequence ATGACGACTGCCGAATCCCCCTCCACGCGCGACACGGCCATATTCGACCTGATCCGCCAGGAAGCCGAGCGACAGCGCTCAGGGCTGGAACTGATCGCCTCGGAGAACTTCACCAGCGCCGCGGTGCGCGAGGCGCAGGGCAGCGTGCTGACCAACAAATACGCCGAGGGTTACCCCGGCAAGCGCTGGTACGGCGGCTGTGAGGTGGTGGATCAGGTGGAGCAGCTGGCCATCGAGCGCGTCAAGGAGCTGTTCGGGGCCGCCTGGGCGAACGTGCAGCCGCACTCGGGCTCCAGTGCCAACCTCGCGGTGTACAACGCGCTGATCGAGCCCGGCGACACGGTGCTGGGCATGGACCTCTCGCACGGCGGACACCTGACGCACGGCAACCCGGTGAACTTCTCGGGGCTGCGCTATAAGATCGTCGGCTATCAGGTGAACCCCGAGACCGAACTGATCGACATGAACGTGGTCCGGCGTCTGGCACACGAGCACCGTCCCAAGATGATCATCGCCGGGGCCAGCGCCTACTCGCGCACCATCGACTTCGCGGCCTTCCGTGAAATTGCCGATGAGGTCGGTGCAATCCTGTTCGCGGACATCGCGCACATCGCCGGTCTGATCGCCGCTGGCGAGCACCCCAACGCCCTGCCCCACGCCCACGTGGTGGCCAGCACCACCCACAAGACGCTGCGCGGACCGCGCGGGGGGATCATCCTGAGCAACGATCCCGAACTGGGGGCCAGGATTGACCGTGCCGTCTTTCCTGGCTACCAGGGTGGCCCTCTGGAGCACGTGATCGCTGCCAAGGCCGTGGCCTTTGGCGAGGCGCTGCGCCCCGAGTTCAGGGACTACGCCCGGCAGGTCATCCGCAACGCCCAGGCCCTGGCCCTGGCCTTTCAGCAGCGGGGCTACCGCGTGGTCTCGGGCGGCACTGACAACCACCTGCTGGTGCTGGACCTGCGGGCCCAGGGTCTGAACGGCACCAAGGCCACCAAGCGCCTGGACGCCAACCACATCACCATTTCCAAGTCCACCCTGCCTTACGATACCGAGAAGATCCTGCACGGCGGCGGTATCCGCCTGGGGACCCCAGCGCTAACCACCCGCGGCATGACCGAGGAACACATGCAGGTCATCGCCGGCCTGATCGACCGGGCGCTGAAGGGCGAGGACGTGAAGGCTGAAGTGCATGACTTCGCCAGCCGCTTCCCTTTGCCCTGA
- a CDS encoding glutamate synthase subunit beta: protein MSKVTGFLDQERVKETYAPVEARLKHYHEFLLPLAAGPARVQASRCMDCGIPFCNNGCPVNNIIPDFNNLVYQDDWKAALDNLHSTNNFPEFTGRICPAPCEAACTLNINDDPVGIKSLELSIIERGWQEGWVTPLPPKTKTGHKVAVVGAGPAGMAAAQQLARAGHDVTVFEKNDRVGGLLRYGIPDFKMDKVHIDRRVAQMEAEGVTFRTGVLVGAMPEGSRVTNLAKETISPEQLRAGFDAVLLSGGAEQPRDLPVPGRELDGVHFAMEFLPQQNRVVAGDKLKKQLRADGKNVVVIGGGDTGSDCVGTSHRHGAKSVTQFEVMPQPPEQENKPLVWPYWPLKLRTSTSHEEGGVREFAIATKEFIGKGGKVTGVRTVRVEFRNGQLQETEGSEEVYAADLVLLAMGFVSPVGTILEAFGVERDARGNAHATTDEQGGYATSLEGVFAAGDMRRGQSLVVWAIREGRQAARAIDEYLMGETVLPR from the coding sequence ATGAGCAAAGTCACCGGTTTTCTGGACCAGGAGCGCGTCAAAGAAACCTACGCGCCGGTCGAGGCCCGTCTCAAGCACTACCACGAGTTCCTGCTGCCGCTGGCGGCCGGCCCGGCAAGGGTGCAGGCCAGCCGCTGCATGGACTGCGGCATTCCGTTTTGCAACAACGGCTGCCCGGTCAACAACATCATTCCGGACTTCAACAATCTGGTGTATCAGGACGACTGGAAAGCGGCGCTGGACAACCTGCACAGCACCAACAACTTTCCCGAGTTCACCGGCCGCATCTGCCCGGCGCCCTGCGAGGCGGCCTGCACCCTGAACATCAACGACGACCCGGTGGGCATCAAATCGCTGGAGCTGTCCATCATCGAGCGCGGCTGGCAGGAGGGCTGGGTGACGCCGCTGCCGCCCAAGACGAAGACCGGGCACAAGGTCGCCGTGGTGGGTGCCGGCCCGGCCGGGATGGCTGCCGCCCAGCAACTGGCCCGCGCGGGCCACGACGTGACCGTGTTTGAGAAGAATGACCGGGTCGGCGGCCTGCTGCGCTACGGCATTCCAGACTTCAAGATGGACAAGGTGCACATCGACCGCCGCGTGGCGCAGATGGAGGCCGAGGGCGTCACCTTCCGCACCGGCGTGCTGGTGGGTGCCATGCCTGAAGGCAGCCGCGTGACCAACCTGGCCAAAGAGACCATCAGCCCGGAGCAGCTGCGCGCCGGGTTCGACGCCGTGCTGCTCTCGGGCGGCGCCGAGCAGCCGCGTGACCTGCCGGTGCCGGGCCGTGAACTCGACGGCGTGCACTTCGCCATGGAGTTCCTGCCGCAGCAGAACCGCGTCGTGGCCGGTGACAAACTCAAAAAGCAGCTGCGGGCTGATGGCAAAAATGTGGTCGTGATCGGCGGGGGAGACACCGGCAGCGACTGCGTGGGCACCAGCCACCGTCACGGCGCCAAATCGGTGACCCAGTTCGAGGTGATGCCCCAGCCGCCCGAGCAGGAGAACAAGCCGCTGGTGTGGCCCTACTGGCCCCTGAAGCTGCGCACCAGCACCAGCCACGAGGAAGGCGGCGTGCGCGAGTTCGCCATTGCCACCAAGGAGTTCATTGGTAAGGGCGGCAAGGTAACCGGGGTCAGGACCGTACGGGTGGAGTTCCGGAACGGTCAGCTTCAGGAAACCGAGGGCAGCGAGGAAGTGTACGCGGCCGACCTGGTGCTGCTGGCCATGGGCTTTGTCAGCCCGGTGGGAACCATCCTGGAAGCCTTCGGGGTAGAGCGTGACGCACGCGGTAATGCGCATGCCACCACCGACGAGCAGGGCGGTTACGCGACCAGCCTGGAGGGTGTTTTCGCAGCCGGTGACATGCGCCGCGGCCAGAGCTTGGTGGTCTGGGCCATCCGTGAGGGCCGGCAGGCGGCGCGCGCCATCGACGAATACCTGATGGGCGAGACGGTGCTGCCACGCTGA
- a CDS encoding glutamate synthase-related protein: protein MERTEQRVTPAQSRAVPPTVHEITQATGQGLYSAAEHDACGVGFVAHIKGRKSHAIIEQGLKILENLDHRGAVGADPLMGDGAGILIQIPDEFYRLDMARAGVTLPPPGDYGVGMIFLPKEIASRRACEQELERAVQAEGQVVLGWRDVPVNHEMPMSPAVKDKEPVIRQIFIGAGPDTLVPDALERKLYVIRRRASNAILGLNFTHGAEYYVPSMSCRTVIYKGLLLATQVGEYYPDLQQPGVVSALALVHQRFSTNTFPEWRLAHPYRMVAHNGEINTVKGNFNWMRAREGIMQSPVLGEDLKKLYPISFEGESDTATFDNALELLVMSGYRMAHAAMMLIPEAWEQNPELDPRRRAFYEYHASMMEPWDGPAAMVFTDGRQLGATLDRNGLRPARYIQTRDDLVILASETGVLPIPESQITKKWRLQPGKMFLIDLEQGRIVEDDDLKMHFASGQPYEQWVKNTHVTLGSVPAAGKPGPESFPDSRLRRQQAFGYTQEDLKFLMGPMALTGEEGIGSMGNDSPLAVLSSRNKPLYSYFRQLFAQVTNPPIDPIRESVVMSLLSYIGPKPNVLDVNAVNPQMRLEVKQPILDFADMAKLRAIEEHTRGKFKPVDLDITYPAEWGARGIEAKLATINARAVDAIHNGHNILIITDRRLDRERVGIPALLALSSIHHHLVRAGLRMKVGLVVETGDAREVHHFAALAGYGAEAIHPYLALETLCELHGGVPGLTGLERIGSEKAISNYIKAVGKGLSKIMSKMGVSTYLSYCGAQLFEAVGLKSDVVDKYFRGTSSQVGGIGLFEIAEEALRMHAAAFGDDPLAGNALHDGGEYAWRVRGEEHMWTPDAIAKLQHGVRSGSYSTYEEYARIINDQSQRHLTLRGLFEFRTEGTGPVPLEEVESAADIVKRFATGAMSLGSISTEAHTTLAVAMNRIGGKSNTGEGGEDPARYEREMRGEQIGEGESLASILGGRRVEVDYPLQSGDSLRSKIKQVASGRFGVTTGYLVSADQIQIKMAQGAKPGEGGQLPGGKVSEYIGYLRHSVPGVGLISPPPHHDIYSIEDLAQLIHDLKNVNPGADISVKLVSEVGVGTIAAGVAKAKADHLVIAGHDGGTGASPWSSIKHAGTPWELGLAETQQTLVLNRLRDRVRVQTDGQLKTGRDVIVAALLGADEFGFATAPLVAQGCIMMRKCHLNTCPVGVATQDPVLRARFQGKPEHVINYFFFVAEEARQIMAQLGIRHFEDLIGRADLLDTRAGVEHWKARGLDFSRVFYSPEVPATVGKRHLATQDHGLSRALDLKLIEKCRPAFETGEKMHFLQDVRNVNRTVGAMLSGELVRQRPEGLADNTVFIQMEGTGGQSFGAFLAPGLTLYLIGDANDYTGKGLSGGRVVVRPTIEFRGKAEDNIIVGNTALYGATSGEAFFRGVAGERFAVRLSGASAVVEGTGDHGCEYMTGGTVVVLGKTGRNFAAGMSGGVAYVLDEDGTFARRCNTAMVSLEKVLPEDQQLAHSPVHTLHRGLSDEAQLRALIESHHRWTGSARASDLLDDWEGALQRFVKVMPLEYARALREHTLPDEEHFHSGQEQSTDGQATGSTSMQAGSRQSGQGTLTK, encoded by the coding sequence ATGGAGAGAACAGAGCAGCGGGTGACTCCGGCTCAGAGCAGGGCCGTCCCCCCGACCGTGCATGAAATTACCCAGGCCACCGGGCAGGGCCTCTATTCGGCTGCGGAACATGACGCCTGCGGGGTGGGCTTCGTGGCCCATATCAAGGGTAGGAAGAGCCACGCCATCATCGAGCAGGGCCTGAAGATCTTGGAAAACCTGGACCACCGCGGCGCCGTGGGTGCCGATCCCCTGATGGGCGACGGCGCCGGCATCCTGATCCAGATTCCCGACGAGTTCTATCGCCTGGACATGGCGAGAGCGGGCGTCACCCTGCCACCTCCCGGTGACTACGGGGTGGGCATGATCTTCCTGCCCAAGGAAATCGCCTCGCGCCGCGCCTGCGAGCAGGAACTCGAGCGGGCCGTTCAGGCCGAGGGTCAGGTCGTGCTGGGCTGGCGCGACGTGCCGGTCAACCACGAGATGCCCATGAGCCCGGCCGTGAAGGACAAGGAGCCGGTGATCCGCCAGATCTTTATCGGCGCCGGACCCGACACCCTGGTGCCCGACGCGCTGGAGCGCAAGCTGTACGTGATCCGCCGCCGGGCGTCGAACGCCATCCTGGGCCTGAACTTCACGCACGGCGCCGAGTACTACGTGCCCAGCATGTCGTGCCGCACGGTGATCTACAAGGGCCTGCTGCTGGCCACCCAGGTCGGCGAGTACTACCCGGACCTCCAGCAGCCCGGCGTGGTCTCGGCCCTGGCGCTGGTGCACCAGCGCTTTTCCACCAACACCTTCCCGGAGTGGCGCCTGGCGCACCCCTACCGTATGGTGGCGCACAACGGCGAGATCAACACCGTCAAAGGCAACTTCAACTGGATGCGCGCCCGCGAGGGCATCATGCAGAGCCCGGTGCTGGGCGAGGACCTGAAGAAGCTCTACCCGATCTCCTTCGAGGGGGAGTCCGATACCGCCACCTTCGACAACGCGCTGGAACTGCTGGTCATGTCCGGCTACCGCATGGCCCACGCCGCCATGATGCTGATTCCCGAGGCCTGGGAGCAGAATCCCGAACTCGACCCCCGCCGGCGCGCCTTTTACGAGTACCACGCCAGCATGATGGAGCCCTGGGATGGCCCGGCCGCCATGGTCTTCACCGACGGCCGGCAGCTGGGCGCCACGCTGGACCGCAACGGCCTGCGCCCGGCGCGCTACATCCAGACCCGCGACGACCTGGTGATCCTGGCCTCGGAAACCGGCGTGCTGCCCATTCCCGAGAGCCAGATCACCAAGAAATGGAGGTTGCAGCCCGGCAAGATGTTCCTGATCGACCTGGAGCAGGGCCGCATCGTCGAGGACGACGACCTGAAGATGCACTTTGCCTCCGGCCAGCCCTACGAGCAGTGGGTGAAGAACACCCACGTGACCCTGGGCTCCGTGCCGGCCGCCGGCAAGCCCGGCCCCGAGAGCTTCCCGGACTCGCGCCTGCGCCGCCAGCAGGCCTTCGGGTACACCCAGGAAGACCTGAAGTTCCTGATGGGCCCCATGGCCCTGACCGGCGAGGAAGGCATCGGCTCGATGGGCAACGACTCGCCGCTGGCGGTGCTGTCCTCGCGCAACAAGCCGCTGTACAGCTACTTCCGGCAGCTGTTCGCGCAGGTCACCAACCCGCCCATAGACCCCATCCGCGAGTCGGTGGTCATGTCGCTGCTGTCCTACATTGGGCCCAAGCCGAACGTGCTGGACGTCAATGCGGTCAACCCGCAGATGCGCCTGGAGGTCAAGCAGCCCATCCTGGACTTCGCGGACATGGCAAAGCTGCGCGCCATCGAGGAACACACCCGCGGCAAGTTCAAGCCGGTCGACCTGGACATCACCTACCCGGCCGAATGGGGCGCGCGCGGTATCGAAGCCAAGCTGGCGACCATCAACGCCCGCGCCGTGGACGCCATCCACAACGGCCACAACATCCTGATCATCACCGACCGCCGCCTTGACCGCGAGCGGGTGGGCATCCCGGCGCTGCTGGCCCTGAGCAGCATTCATCACCATCTGGTCCGTGCCGGGCTGCGCATGAAAGTCGGCTTGGTCGTTGAGACCGGCGACGCCCGCGAGGTGCATCACTTCGCCGCCCTGGCCGGCTACGGTGCCGAGGCCATTCACCCTTACCTGGCGCTGGAGACGCTGTGCGAACTGCACGGCGGGGTGCCGGGTTTGACCGGCCTGGAGCGCATCGGCAGCGAGAAGGCGATCTCCAACTACATCAAGGCGGTCGGCAAGGGCCTGAGCAAGATCATGTCCAAGATGGGGGTCAGCACTTACCTCAGCTACTGCGGCGCGCAGCTGTTCGAGGCGGTGGGCCTGAAAAGCGACGTGGTAGACAAGTACTTCCGCGGCACGTCCAGTCAGGTGGGCGGCATCGGCCTGTTCGAGATCGCCGAGGAAGCCCTGCGCATGCACGCGGCGGCCTTTGGGGACGATCCGCTGGCCGGAAATGCCCTGCACGACGGCGGCGAGTACGCCTGGCGGGTGCGCGGCGAGGAGCACATGTGGACGCCCGACGCCATCGCGAAACTGCAGCATGGCGTGCGCAGCGGCTCGTACAGCACCTACGAGGAATACGCCCGGATCATCAACGACCAGAGCCAGCGCCACCTGACCCTGCGTGGCCTGTTCGAGTTCCGTACCGAGGGCACCGGGCCTGTGCCGCTGGAGGAGGTGGAGAGCGCCGCCGACATCGTTAAGCGCTTCGCCACCGGCGCCATGAGCCTGGGCAGCATTTCCACCGAGGCACATACCACACTGGCGGTGGCCATGAACCGCATCGGCGGCAAGTCCAACACCGGCGAAGGTGGCGAGGACCCCGCCCGCTACGAGCGCGAGATGCGCGGCGAGCAGATTGGGGAAGGCGAGTCGCTGGCCAGCATCCTGGGCGGACGCCGCGTGGAGGTGGACTACCCGCTGCAAAGTGGTGACTCGCTGCGCAGCAAGATCAAGCAGGTGGCCTCTGGGCGCTTTGGGGTCACGACCGGCTACCTTGTGTCGGCCGACCAGATCCAGATCAAGATGGCACAGGGCGCCAAACCCGGCGAGGGCGGACAGCTGCCCGGCGGCAAGGTCAGCGAGTACATCGGCTACCTGCGCCACAGCGTGCCGGGCGTGGGGCTCATCAGCCCGCCGCCGCACCACGATATTTACTCCATCGAGGACCTGGCGCAGCTCATTCACGACCTCAAGAACGTCAACCCGGGCGCGGACATCTCGGTCAAGCTGGTCTCGGAAGTGGGTGTGGGCACCATCGCCGCCGGCGTGGCCAAGGCCAAGGCCGACCACCTGGTGATTGCCGGGCACGACGGCGGCACCGGTGCAAGCCCCTGGAGCAGCATCAAGCACGCCGGCACTCCCTGGGAACTGGGGCTGGCCGAAACGCAGCAGACGCTGGTGCTCAACCGCCTGCGTGACCGCGTGCGGGTGCAGACCGACGGACAGCTCAAGACCGGGCGCGATGTGATCGTCGCCGCGCTGCTGGGTGCCGACGAGTTCGGCTTCGCCACCGCGCCGCTGGTCGCGCAGGGCTGCATCATGATGCGCAAGTGCCACCTGAACACCTGCCCCGTAGGCGTGGCGACCCAGGACCCGGTGCTGCGCGCCCGCTTCCAGGGCAAGCCCGAACACGTCATCAACTACTTCTTCTTCGTGGCCGAGGAAGCCCGGCAGATCATGGCCCAGCTCGGCATCCGCCACTTCGAGGACCTGATCGGCCGCGCCGACCTGCTCGACACCCGCGCCGGCGTGGAGCACTGGAAGGCGCGCGGTCTGGACTTCAGCCGCGTGTTCTACAGCCCCGAGGTGCCGGCCACGGTGGGCAAGCGTCACCTCGCCACGCAGGACCATGGCCTGAGCCGCGCGCTGGACCTGAAGCTGATCGAGAAGTGCCGCCCGGCCTTCGAAACCGGCGAGAAGATGCATTTTCTGCAGGACGTGCGCAACGTCAACCGCACGGTGGGCGCCATGCTGTCGGGCGAACTGGTCCGCCAGCGCCCGGAGGGGCTGGCGGACAACACCGTGTTTATCCAGATGGAAGGTACCGGCGGGCAGTCCTTCGGCGCGTTCCTGGCCCCGGGCCTGACCCTGTACCTGATCGGCGACGCCAACGACTACACCGGCAAGGGCCTGTCCGGCGGGCGCGTGGTCGTGCGGCCCACCATCGAGTTCCGGGGCAAGGCCGAGGACAACATCATCGTGGGCAACACCGCGCTGTACGGCGCGACCAGCGGGGAGGCCTTCTTCCGTGGCGTGGCCGGCGAGCGCTTCGCGGTGCGCCTGTCGGGCGCCTCGGCGGTCGTGGAAGGCACCGGTGATCACGGCTGCGAATACATGACCGGCGGCACCGTGGTCGTGCTGGGCAAGACAGGACGCAACTTCGCGGCCGGAATGTCGGGCGGCGTGGCGTACGTGCTCGACGAGGACGGCACCTTCGCCCGGCGCTGCAACACCGCCATGGTCAGCCTGGAAAAGGTGCTGCCCGAGGACCAGCAGCTGGCCCACAGCCCTGTCCACACCCTGCACCGCGGTCTGTCCGACGAGGCGCAGCTACGCGCCCTGATCGAGTCGCACCACCGCTGGACCGGTTCGGCCCGTGCCAGCGACCTGCTTGACGACTGGGAAGGTGCCCTGCAGCGGTTCGTGAAGGTCATGCCGCTCGAATACGCCCGTGCCCTGCGCGAGCACACCCTGCCGGATGAGGAGCACTTCCACAGTGGCCAGGAGCAGAGTACAGACGGGCAGGCGACCGGCAGCACCAGCATGCAGGCCGGCTCCCGCCAGAGCGGGCAGGGCACCCTGACCAAGTAA
- a CDS encoding metallophosphoesterase encodes MTPPFASHAPRLTRRQFLRGLLGLGVSGAVLGGAGAAQAYRFGVIREQQGLRGLATPLRAAFLTDLHYGPLIGTGSVRAWVQAANALRPDLVLLGGDYLDVGPGGDATPLLRELARLRAPLGVYGVWGNHDYGSFGRSWADPGWMSRRDELHRLFAEAGITMLRNEGRVVRDDLYLGGVDDLTTGDPDLLASLRGADGRATLLLSHNPDLLPDLPGPVGLVLSGHTHGGQIRLPWLGALVVPSSYGQRYAMGWVQGAFETPAYVSRGLGVTGVPLRMLCEPELTLLTLTPA; translated from the coding sequence ATGACGCCGCCCTTTGCATCGCACGCCCCCCGGCTGACCCGCCGGCAGTTCCTGCGGGGGCTGCTGGGCCTGGGGGTGAGCGGTGCCGTGCTGGGCGGTGCGGGAGCTGCGCAGGCCTACCGGTTCGGGGTGATTCGGGAACAGCAGGGCCTGCGGGGTCTGGCCACGCCTCTGCGCGCTGCGTTCCTGACCGACCTGCACTACGGGCCACTGATCGGAACCGGCAGTGTCCGGGCCTGGGTGCAGGCGGCCAACGCTCTGCGGCCGGATCTGGTGCTGCTGGGTGGAGATTATCTGGACGTGGGGCCTGGGGGAGACGCCACACCCCTGCTGCGGGAACTGGCCCGGCTGCGCGCGCCGCTGGGGGTGTACGGCGTGTGGGGAAATCACGATTACGGAAGCTTTGGACGCTCCTGGGCCGATCCGGGGTGGATGAGCCGGCGAGATGAACTGCACCGGCTCTTTGCAGAGGCCGGCATTACCATGCTGCGCAACGAGGGCCGCGTGGTGCGCGACGATCTGTACCTGGGCGGTGTGGATGACCTCACCACCGGCGACCCCGACCTGCTGGCCAGTCTGCGCGGCGCGGACGGGCGGGCCACGCTGCTGCTCAGCCATAACCCCGACCTGCTGCCGGACCTGCCGGGGCCCGTGGGGCTGGTCCTGTCGGGCCACACCCACGGCGGGCAGATCCGGCTGCCCTGGCTGGGTGCCCTGGTGGTCCCCAGCAGCTACGGACAGCGCTACGCGATGGGCTGGGTGCAGGGCGCATTCGAAACGCCCGCCTACGTGAGTCGTGGTCTGGGCGTGACCGGTGTGCCTCTGCGCATGCTCTGCGAGCCCGAACTCACCCTGCTGACGCTGACGCCTGCCTGA
- a CDS encoding metallophosphoesterase — MTGGLTGRAVVVLPDLHGRADLLRAAVHRYPEAHFLGLGDAIDRGPRSLETVQQLMDLHAEGRATLLMGNHERMMQEGLRWYRQYQATGDMADYRRGMEGFQWWMRAGGETVRREVSPLTLEAFPPLLEAYLAVLRRVVYVTDDGHIHDDLPPEPSILVSHAAPPVKHARHPNPLSAALWLRPFEGPFPLPEGVSYSLHGHTPVPVPTRLGRHLYVDLGAYETGRLAVVELNVKALPKVTVLCGPGRPELGGRYSRFGEPLAAQAEQLPSSSPRF; from the coding sequence ATGACTGGCGGTCTGACCGGCCGCGCCGTGGTGGTACTGCCCGACCTGCACGGCCGTGCGGACCTGCTACGCGCGGCCGTGCACCGTTACCCGGAGGCGCACTTTCTGGGCCTCGGCGACGCCATCGACCGTGGGCCCCGCAGCCTGGAGACCGTGCAGCAGCTGATGGACCTGCATGCCGAGGGCCGTGCCACGCTGCTGATGGGCAACCACGAGCGCATGATGCAAGAAGGCCTGCGGTGGTACCGGCAGTACCAGGCCACCGGGGACATGGCCGACTACCGCCGCGGCATGGAGGGGTTTCAGTGGTGGATGCGCGCCGGTGGCGAGACCGTGCGCCGGGAGGTCAGTCCCCTGACGCTGGAGGCCTTTCCACCACTGCTGGAAGCGTACCTGGCGGTGCTGCGCCGGGTGGTGTATGTCACCGATGACGGTCATATACACGACGATCTGCCGCCTGAGCCCAGCATTCTCGTGTCGCACGCAGCCCCGCCGGTCAAGCATGCCCGGCATCCCAATCCGCTGTCTGCGGCGCTATGGCTGCGGCCCTTCGAAGGGCCCTTTCCCCTGCCTGAGGGCGTGAGCTACAGCCTGCATGGACATACCCCCGTGCCTGTTCCCACCCGGCTGGGCCGGCATCTGTACGTGGACCTGGGGGCCTACGAGACCGGGCGTCTGGCGGTTGTGGAGCTCAATGTGAAGGCCCTGCCCAAGGTGACGGTCCTGTGTGGTCCGGGGCGGCCCGAGCTGGGGGGCCGCTACTCCCGTTTCGGTGAGCCGCTGGCCGCACAGGCTGAACAGTTACCGAGTTCGTCTCCACGCTTCTGA
- a CDS encoding SRPBCC family protein: MNLSYSGQEQVSAPPAAVWAFVQDPEQVARCLPEVREVRVIDQRTADASVQVGLGLLRGQFRFRLELDPDQAQGLVRVRVQGGGLGSTVELNAQAVVVDQGNGATLLDWQGSAVLGGTVTRVGGRQLDSLAQRLIVRTFRTMAARISASSGTLA; this comes from the coding sequence ATGAACCTCAGCTATTCGGGACAGGAACAGGTTTCAGCGCCTCCAGCGGCCGTATGGGCCTTTGTGCAGGACCCGGAGCAGGTGGCCCGCTGCCTGCCGGAAGTGCGCGAAGTCCGGGTGATCGACCAGCGCACGGCAGACGCCAGCGTACAGGTAGGCCTGGGGCTGCTGCGTGGGCAGTTCAGGTTCCGTCTGGAACTAGACCCTGATCAGGCGCAGGGGTTGGTCCGGGTGCGGGTTCAGGGTGGTGGGCTGGGCAGCACGGTGGAACTGAATGCTCAGGCTGTCGTGGTGGATCAGGGAAACGGCGCCACCCTGCTGGACTGGCAGGGCAGCGCCGTGCTGGGCGGAACCGTTACCCGGGTCGGGGGGCGGCAGCTGGACAGTCTGGCCCAGCGCCTGATCGTGCGAACTTTTCGCACCATGGCTGCCCGGATCAGTGCGTCCTCAGGCACCCTGGCCTGA
- a CDS encoding ABC transporter permease subunit translates to MRNALLIAELSLREAVRKRLMSVLLVLSALFVGFFLFGIYKLDSELDARAVNAGLEGRSSTGAANLPVMWATALGMYLVFFLGVMMSVLSTVGSVSADIENGVMQSVVARPVSRAQLVLGRWMGFAAVNMAYMALLSAALLGGIWAITGYLPPAPLPAVALIILAVMLLTALTVLGSTLFTTLANGIGVFVLYGLGFMGGILSFIGTLSDNQTLTTLGRVANVVMPTNSLWLGASYHLQSPLMLEVGRVSRGANPLFGTEPASTGLILWAALLSVLAVAGGMWRLTRRDL, encoded by the coding sequence GTGCGTAATGCCCTTCTGATTGCCGAACTGTCACTGCGCGAGGCCGTGCGCAAGCGCCTGATGTCGGTGCTGCTGGTACTCAGTGCCCTGTTCGTCGGGTTTTTTCTGTTCGGGATCTATAAACTGGATTCCGAGCTGGACGCCCGCGCCGTCAATGCCGGGCTGGAAGGGCGCAGCTCCACGGGCGCGGCGAACCTGCCGGTCATGTGGGCCACAGCCCTGGGGATGTACCTCGTGTTTTTTCTGGGCGTGATGATGTCGGTGCTGTCTACGGTCGGTTCGGTCAGCGCGGACATCGAGAACGGGGTCATGCAGAGCGTCGTTGCCCGGCCGGTGTCACGCGCGCAGCTGGTGCTGGGGCGCTGGATGGGTTTTGCCGCTGTAAATATGGCGTACATGGCCCTGCTCAGCGCCGCCCTGCTGGGGGGCATCTGGGCCATCACCGGGTACCTGCCGCCGGCACCGCTGCCGGCCGTCGCCCTGATTATCCTGGCGGTCATGCTGCTCACGGCCCTGACGGTGCTGGGCAGTACCTTGTTTACCACTCTGGCCAACGGGATCGGGGTATTCGTGCTGTATGGCCTGGGCTTTATGGGCGGCATTCTGAGCTTTATCGGCACGCTGTCGGACAACCAGACCCTGACCACGCTGGGCCGGGTGGCCAACGTGGTGATGCCCACCAACAGCCTGTGGCTGGGGGCCAGTTACCATCTTCAGTCGCCACTGATGCTGGAAGTCGGCCGTGTTTCGCGCGGTGCCAACCCGCTGTTCGGCACGGAGCCGGCCAGCACTGGCCTGATCCTGTGGGCCGCGCTGCTCAGCGTGCTGGCGGTGGCAGGAGGCATGTGGCGCCTCACCCGGCGCGACCTGTGA